The sequence CTGGAGAGCCGAAGTGGGTCTCGACCTCCAACCGGTACTTCTCCCCTGAAAAGAAGATAAGAAAGGAAACCAGAGCCAGGGAGACAACGGCAAGAAAAAGGAAGGCCTTCAAAAGGCGGCCGGCCATCGTACCACCTCAGAACTCCATCACCCACCTAACCGCGTGCGGCACTTTCTTCGCAACCTCCAAAGCGGTGAAGTTCTCGCCGAGCTCCTCCTTCACCATATCCCCGGCGAGGCCGTTGAGGAAGGCTCCAGCGGAAGCGGCCCTCAACGGTTCGTTGCCGAGTGCGAGCAGAGCGCCAACGAGGCCCGCTAAAACGTCCCCGGTCCCACCAGTGGTCATGCCTCTGTTCCCTGTTCTGTTGCACTTCCAGGTTTTTCCGTCGCTGATGACGTCGTAGGCCCCCTTGAGCAGGATAACGCCGCCAACCTCGCCGGCCTTCTCCCCCACAACCTCCGCCTTCTCTATGAACAAACTCTCGGGCTTCACGCCAAAGAGAACCCCGAATTCGCCGGCGTGGGGAGTTAAGACAAAGGTCTTTCCATTGAGAACGCTCAAATCCTCGGCCACCGCCTTTAGACCGTCGGCATCTATGACCATCGGCTTTTCGCAGCGCTTTACAAATTCCCTCACGAATTCCTTCGTCTCCTCAGTGAGTCCGATTCCCGGGCCGATGACGACGGCGTCGGCCTTTTCAGCTATGCTCAGGAGTTCATGAACGTGTCCAGGCGAGAAGTTCCTTCCCCCAATAGGCCTGAGGATTAAATCGAGGTCGCTTATCCTCATTGCCGGTTCAGAGGGCATCGCCAGGTAAACGAGGTCAACGAGATAGCTCGCGGCCTTGGAAGCGAGGTAGGGGGCACCGTAGTAGTCCCCGCTGCCGCCGATAACGAGCAGTTTGCCGTTCTGGCCCTTGTGCTCGCCCTTCTTCCTGAGTGCGAACTTTGCATCACCTGGGCCAACGAGGTGATAGAGCTCCTTTGGATAGCCGATTTTGACTATTACCCTCTCAAAGCCGTCGTACTCTTCCTTGTCCCACTGGAAGGTCACCGCGAAGTCCGCTTTAACGCGAACCCCGCTTGGGTAGCCGCTCGGAAGATCAATGCTGACTACCTTGGCCTTTCCGGCGTATTCGTTAATCTTCTCTATCGCGGAGCGTATCGGCTCGCGCGGCTCGCCCCTTGTGCCGGCCCCAAGAAGGGCATCAACGATAACGTCGTAAGCGCTCAGGTCGAGGGACTTTATGTAGGCGGAATCCTTGAGAACCTTGATTTTCACGAAGTCGAGGCCCTTGAGTATCTCCCAGTTGTGCCTGGCTTCCTCGCTCCTTATCTTCGCCTCATCCCCCACGAGGAAGAGCGTGACATCGTTCTCGAAGCTGAGGTGTCTGGCCGCCACAAAGCCGTCGCCGCCGTTGTTCCCAGTCCCGGAGAAGACTGCAATTTTGAGCCCCTTTCCAAAGCGCTCTTCAATCGTCCTGGCAACGCCTGAGCCGGCGTTCTCCATGAGCTGGTAAGGAGTAATCCCGAGCCACTTGGCGTTTATGTCCCAGATGTAAACGTCCTCGATCCTCACCATCA is a genomic window of Thermococcus celericrescens containing:
- a CDS encoding bifunctional ADP-dependent NAD(P)H-hydrate dehydratase/NAD(P)H-hydrate epimerase, which produces MRIEDVYIWDINAKWLGITPYQLMENAGSGVARTIEERFGKGLKIAVFSGTGNNGGDGFVAARHLSFENDVTLFLVGDEAKIRSEEARHNWEILKGLDFVKIKVLKDSAYIKSLDLSAYDVIVDALLGAGTRGEPREPIRSAIEKINEYAGKAKVVSIDLPSGYPSGVRVKADFAVTFQWDKEEYDGFERVIVKIGYPKELYHLVGPGDAKFALRKKGEHKGQNGKLLVIGGSGDYYGAPYLASKAASYLVDLVYLAMPSEPAMRISDLDLILRPIGGRNFSPGHVHELLSIAEKADAVVIGPGIGLTEETKEFVREFVKRCEKPMVIDADGLKAVAEDLSVLNGKTFVLTPHAGEFGVLFGVKPESLFIEKAEVVGEKAGEVGGVILLKGAYDVISDGKTWKCNRTGNRGMTTGGTGDVLAGLVGALLALGNEPLRAASAGAFLNGLAGDMVKEELGENFTALEVAKKVPHAVRWVMEF